The following are from one region of the Anaeropeptidivorans aminofermentans genome:
- a CDS encoding LysM peptidoglycan-binding domain-containing protein — MNDENKNPEEGSIEKEKLGNTLDYYNDELSRKAVGKLFNNTIDDFDSSEEKEQGLDDLKPKTEDISINNHFYEESRAANSDSDGRIVKGFKSAESEDGGRSSVGEELGSYRKRVLDDFYSASARTPVRRKTEPVKTEKRSRNISSKKMQKDEDILFNKESEEEEDSEIQEVKYTKIERPVRQREPVARQIPRDRPQRERSERRTQSAASQNVTSVPLFKILCAAIGIMLIITVVLVFQVNSISGQLEKYKTAEAEFLEEKENYDSIVKAKESAEQLTRTLQEENAALNLKIKELEAGESNATETPAPEETPSTTSPQGTQSTYTVVAGDTLSAVSQKFYGNTLGVDKIMKANNLANENLKIGQVLTIPQ; from the coding sequence ATGAATGACGAAAATAAAAATCCTGAAGAAGGAAGTATAGAAAAAGAAAAATTAGGCAACACATTGGATTATTATAATGATGAGCTCAGCAGAAAAGCCGTTGGTAAGCTTTTTAACAATACCATAGATGATTTTGATTCTTCAGAGGAGAAGGAACAGGGTCTTGATGATTTAAAGCCGAAAACAGAAGACATTTCCATCAATAATCACTTTTATGAAGAATCAAGGGCAGCTAATTCTGATTCCGACGGGAGGATTGTAAAGGGCTTTAAAAGTGCCGAATCTGAAGACGGCGGCAGAAGCTCCGTAGGGGAAGAGCTGGGAAGCTATAGAAAAAGAGTTTTAGATGATTTTTATAGTGCTTCCGCAAGAACTCCTGTAAGAAGAAAAACAGAGCCCGTTAAAACCGAAAAAAGAAGTCGAAATATATCTTCTAAAAAAATGCAAAAAGATGAAGATATATTATTTAACAAAGAAAGTGAAGAGGAAGAAGATTCCGAAATACAAGAAGTTAAATACACAAAAATTGAAAGACCTGTAAGACAGAGAGAGCCTGTTGCAAGACAAATTCCAAGGGACAGGCCCCAGAGAGAGCGAAGCGAAAGAAGAACCCAAAGTGCTGCCAGCCAGAATGTCACTTCTGTTCCTTTGTTTAAAATTTTATGTGCCGCGATTGGTATAATGCTTATTATTACAGTAGTGCTTGTTTTTCAGGTGAATTCTATTTCAGGACAGCTTGAAAAATATAAAACTGCCGAAGCAGAATTTTTGGAAGAAAAAGAAAACTACGACTCCATTGTAAAGGCTAAAGAAAGCGCAGAGCAGCTTACAAGAACACTGCAGGAGGAAAACGCCGCCTTAAATCTTAAGATAAAAGAGCTTGAGGCAGGGGAAAGCAATGCTACTGAAACGCCTGCACCGGAAGAAACACCTTCCACAACTTCGCCTCAGGGAACACAATCCACTTACACAGTAGTTGCCGGAGATACTTTATCTGCCGTAAGCCAAAAATTTTACGGAAATACTCTTGGCGTAGATAAAATAATGAAAGCAAACAATCTTGCCAACGAAAACTTAAAAATCGGTCAGGTTTTGACAATTCCTCAATAA
- the rho gene encoding transcription termination factor Rho: MELDTMNLTALREQAKLLGIKSITKYKKSELIDLIKDNDAKNQSNEIDKEKTLEKISEEIDEETIEEPIKEPIKEETAKTEPVRTEIRRNDRLKKEQDTENPPVQSQRSLAFEALDSGIAEEGVLEVMPDGFGFLRMENFLPGTKDIYISPSQIRRFNLKTGDLVKGNVRIPKENEKFSALLYVTSVNGDKPEVAVRRRNFEDLTPIYPMKKIHLETSHLELSTRLIDMIAPIGKGQRGMIVAPPKAGKTVLLKKIANAITTNHPDMHMIVLLIDERPEEVTDMERSIQGKNVDVIYSTFDEQPEHHKRVAEMVLERAKRLVEHGKDLIILLDSITRLSRAYNLTIPPSGRTLSGGLDPAALYMPKKFFGAARNIEEGGSLTVLATALVDTGSKMDDVIFEEFKGTGNMELVLDRRMSEKRIFPAIDIMKSGTRREENLLSSQELEAVYTIRKVMSRMPAEELTEKVIDTLVKTKSNKEFVEKIPTLENNYRLNI; encoded by the coding sequence ATGGAATTAGATACCATGAATTTAACTGCTCTTAGGGAGCAGGCTAAACTTTTAGGCATAAAAAGCATTACTAAATATAAAAAATCCGAGCTTATTGATTTGATAAAGGATAACGATGCCAAAAATCAAAGCAATGAGATCGATAAAGAAAAAACACTTGAAAAAATATCTGAAGAGATAGATGAAGAAACTATTGAAGAGCCCATTAAAGAGCCCATTAAAGAGGAAACAGCAAAAACAGAACCGGTGCGAACAGAAATAAGAAGAAATGACAGGTTAAAAAAGGAACAGGATACGGAGAATCCGCCTGTGCAAAGCCAGAGAAGCCTTGCTTTTGAGGCTCTTGACAGCGGCATTGCCGAAGAAGGCGTTCTTGAAGTCATGCCTGACGGCTTTGGCTTTTTACGTATGGAAAACTTCCTTCCTGGAACAAAGGATATTTATATTTCCCCGTCTCAGATAAGAAGATTCAACCTTAAAACAGGTGATTTAGTAAAAGGAAACGTTAGGATACCAAAAGAAAACGAAAAGTTTTCAGCCCTTCTTTACGTTACTAGCGTAAATGGGGATAAGCCCGAGGTAGCCGTTAGAAGAAGGAATTTTGAAGATCTTACGCCTATATATCCTATGAAAAAGATCCATCTTGAAACAAGCCATCTGGAGCTTTCAACAAGGCTTATTGATATGATTGCGCCCATAGGAAAGGGCCAAAGGGGTATGATCGTTGCCCCTCCCAAGGCGGGAAAAACGGTGCTTCTTAAAAAAATAGCTAACGCCATAACAACAAACCATCCGGATATGCATATGATTGTTCTTCTGATAGACGAGCGCCCGGAGGAAGTAACCGATATGGAGCGCTCCATACAAGGAAAAAACGTAGACGTAATATACTCAACTTTTGATGAGCAGCCGGAGCATCATAAGAGAGTTGCGGAAATGGTGCTTGAAAGGGCAAAAAGGCTTGTGGAGCACGGAAAGGACCTTATTATTTTATTAGACAGCATCACAAGACTTTCAAGAGCCTATAACCTTACAATTCCGCCCAGCGGAAGAACATTATCCGGCGGTCTTGATCCTGCCGCCCTTTATATGCCTAAGAAATTTTTTGGCGCCGCGAGAAATATTGAAGAAGGCGGTTCTCTTACAGTGCTTGCTACGGCCCTTGTAGATACGGGAAGCAAAATGGACGACGTTATTTTTGAGGAATTTAAAGGCACAGGCAATATGGAGCTTGTTCTCGACAGAAGAATGAGTGAAAAGAGAATATTCCCGGCTATTGACATTATGAAATCCGGCACAAGAAGAGAAGAAAATCTTTTAAGCTCTCAGGAGCTTGAAGCCGTATATACAATCCGTAAAGTAATGAGCAGAATGCCTGCAGAAGAGCTTACGGAAAAGGTAATAGATACCCTTGTAAAAACCAAATCCAATAAGGAATTTGTAGAAAAAATACCTACTCTTGAAAATAATTATCGGCTTAATATATAG